One Nocardia iowensis DNA window includes the following coding sequences:
- a CDS encoding MBL fold metallo-hydrolase — protein sequence MSSERLYFRQLLSGRDYAVGDPIATQMRNFAYLIGDQETGECLVVDPAYAAGDLVDIAEGDGLRLTGVLATHHHPDHVGGTMLGFTLRGVRELLEKTSVPVHINAQELSWVANVTGIAPSELTGHEHGDKVSVGAFDIELLHTPGHTPGSQCFLFDNRLIAGDTLFVDGCGRTDFPGGDSDEMFRSLRYLADLPGDPVVYPGHWYSQDPHAPLSTVRDNNYVLRPKTLDEWHMFMPS from the coding sequence ATGTCTTCTGAGCGCCTGTATTTTCGCCAGCTGTTGTCGGGAAGGGACTACGCCGTCGGCGATCCGATTGCGACGCAGATGCGAAATTTCGCGTATCTGATCGGCGATCAGGAAACCGGTGAGTGTCTGGTGGTCGATCCGGCGTACGCGGCGGGTGATCTGGTGGATATCGCCGAGGGGGACGGGCTGCGGCTGACCGGGGTGCTCGCCACCCATCATCATCCGGACCATGTGGGTGGAACAATGCTCGGGTTCACCCTGCGCGGCGTGCGCGAATTGCTCGAAAAGACAAGCGTCCCAGTGCATATCAACGCTCAGGAGCTTTCCTGGGTCGCCAACGTCACCGGCATCGCGCCGAGCGAGCTCACCGGCCACGAACACGGCGACAAGGTCAGCGTCGGCGCCTTCGACATCGAATTGCTGCACACCCCCGGCCACACGCCGGGCAGCCAATGCTTCCTCTTCGACAACCGGCTCATCGCAGGCGACACCCTGTTCGTCGACGGCTGCGGCCGCACCGACTTCCCCGGCGGCGACTCCGACGAGATGTTCCGCAGCCTGCGCTACTTGGCCGACTTACCCGGCGACCCGGTCGTCTACCCCGGCCACTGGTATTCCCAGGACCCGCACGCCCCACTCTCCACTGTCCGGGACAACAACTACGTCCTGCGTCCCAAAACCCTCGACGAATGGCACATGTTCATGCCCAGCTGA